A DNA window from Microcystis aeruginosa NIES-843 contains the following coding sequences:
- a CDS encoding photosystem II protein Y yields the protein MDWRVLIVLTPLLIAGGWAVFNIGAAALRQAQQFLSKQS from the coding sequence ATGGACTGGAGAGTGTTAATCGTTTTAACCCCTTTGCTTATTGCTGGTGGCTGGGCTGTCTTCAATATCGGCGCTGCCGCTCTTAGACAAGCTCAACAGTTTCTCAGCAAACAAAGTTAA